Proteins from a genomic interval of Scylla paramamosain isolate STU-SP2022 chromosome 26, ASM3559412v1, whole genome shotgun sequence:
- the LOC135113606 gene encoding NF-kappa-B inhibitor-interacting Ras-like protein 2 isoform X6 — protein sequence MCSRERATCWGMFRKPREEKQRNVMGRTSRVVVAGARQCGKTSILEKAIYANSTAEKYIPTVEDTYVGIVETERGTREKLRFYDTAGLDAQHRNLPQHYHALADGYVLVYSVTDSLSFQLLTDMKKDIDRHKEKKDVPIIILGNKSDLAGSSGGVDEATAERWAAGERLRVWQVNTVDRNLLLEPFMNLASRLNPQPNKTSFPQLHMGRKNKD from the exons ATG TGTAGCCGAGAGAGGGCCACTTGCTGGGGGATGTTTAGGAAACCTCGGGAGGAAAAACAG AGAAATGTGATGGGGCGCACCAgtcgtgtggtggtggcgggggccCGACAGTGTGGCAAGACCTCCATACTTGAGAAGGCCATCTATGCAAACTCAACAGCTGAAAAG TACATCCCCACGGTGGAGGACACCTATGTGGGCATTGTGGAGACGGAGCGAGGGACACGGGAGAAGCTGCGGTTCTATGACACAGCAGGTCTGGATGCCCAGCACCGCAACCTGCCGCAGCACTACCACGCCCTGGCTGATGGCTACGTGCTGGTGTACAGTGTTACAGACAGCCTCTCCTTCCAGCTCCTCACTGACATGAAGAAGGACATAGACCGCcacaaggagaagaaagat GTCCCCATCATCATCCTGGGCAACAAGAGTGACCTGGCAGGCAGCAGCGGCGGGGTGGATGAAGCAACAGCTGAGCGGTGGGCAGCGGGGGAGCGGCTGAGGGTGTGGCAGGTAAACACAGTGGACCGCAACCTGCTGCTGGAGCCGTTCATGAACCTTGCCTCCCGTCTCAACCCGCAGCCCAACAAGACCTCCTTCCCTCAGCTTCATATGGGCCGCAAGAACAAGGACTGA
- the LOC135113606 gene encoding NF-kappa-B inhibitor-interacting Ras-like protein 2 isoform X5: MCSRERATCWGMFRKPREEKQRNVMGRTSRVVVAGARQCGKTSILEKAIYANSTAEKQYIPTVEDTYVGIVETERGTREKLRFYDTAGLDAQHRNLPQHYHALADGYVLVYSVTDSLSFQLLTDMKKDIDRHKEKKDVPIIILGNKSDLAGSSGGVDEATAERWAAGERLRVWQVNTVDRNLLLEPFMNLASRLNPQPNKTSFPQLHMGRKNKD; the protein is encoded by the exons ATG TGTAGCCGAGAGAGGGCCACTTGCTGGGGGATGTTTAGGAAACCTCGGGAGGAAAAACAG AGAAATGTGATGGGGCGCACCAgtcgtgtggtggtggcgggggccCGACAGTGTGGCAAGACCTCCATACTTGAGAAGGCCATCTATGCAAACTCAACAGCTGAAAAG CAGTACATCCCCACGGTGGAGGACACCTATGTGGGCATTGTGGAGACGGAGCGAGGGACACGGGAGAAGCTGCGGTTCTATGACACAGCAGGTCTGGATGCCCAGCACCGCAACCTGCCGCAGCACTACCACGCCCTGGCTGATGGCTACGTGCTGGTGTACAGTGTTACAGACAGCCTCTCCTTCCAGCTCCTCACTGACATGAAGAAGGACATAGACCGCcacaaggagaagaaagat GTCCCCATCATCATCCTGGGCAACAAGAGTGACCTGGCAGGCAGCAGCGGCGGGGTGGATGAAGCAACAGCTGAGCGGTGGGCAGCGGGGGAGCGGCTGAGGGTGTGGCAGGTAAACACAGTGGACCGCAACCTGCTGCTGGAGCCGTTCATGAACCTTGCCTCCCGTCTCAACCCGCAGCCCAACAAGACCTCCTTCCCTCAGCTTCATATGGGCCGCAAGAACAAGGACTGA
- the LOC135113606 gene encoding NF-kappa-B inhibitor-interacting Ras-like protein 2 isoform X1, with protein sequence MCSRERATCWGMFRKPREEKQVKEAWRSREHCVDCGVLGSWRGMLDGGLVGAVVGQRNVMGRTSRVVVAGARQCGKTSILEKAIYANSTAEKQYIPTVEDTYVGIVETERGTREKLRFYDTAGLDAQHRNLPQHYHALADGYVLVYSVTDSLSFQLLTDMKKDIDRHKEKKDVPIIILGNKSDLAGSSGGVDEATAERWAAGERLRVWQVNTVDRNLLLEPFMNLASRLNPQPNKTSFPQLHMGRKNKD encoded by the exons ATG TGTAGCCGAGAGAGGGCCACTTGCTGGGGGATGTTTAGGAAACCTCGGGAGGAAAAACAGGTGAAAGAGGCGTGGAGGAGCCGGGAACACTGCGTGGACTGTGGGGTGCTGGGGAGCTGGCGGGGGATGCTTGATGGTGGACTCGTGGGTGCTGTGGTGGGTCAG AGAAATGTGATGGGGCGCACCAgtcgtgtggtggtggcgggggccCGACAGTGTGGCAAGACCTCCATACTTGAGAAGGCCATCTATGCAAACTCAACAGCTGAAAAG CAGTACATCCCCACGGTGGAGGACACCTATGTGGGCATTGTGGAGACGGAGCGAGGGACACGGGAGAAGCTGCGGTTCTATGACACAGCAGGTCTGGATGCCCAGCACCGCAACCTGCCGCAGCACTACCACGCCCTGGCTGATGGCTACGTGCTGGTGTACAGTGTTACAGACAGCCTCTCCTTCCAGCTCCTCACTGACATGAAGAAGGACATAGACCGCcacaaggagaagaaagat GTCCCCATCATCATCCTGGGCAACAAGAGTGACCTGGCAGGCAGCAGCGGCGGGGTGGATGAAGCAACAGCTGAGCGGTGGGCAGCGGGGGAGCGGCTGAGGGTGTGGCAGGTAAACACAGTGGACCGCAACCTGCTGCTGGAGCCGTTCATGAACCTTGCCTCCCGTCTCAACCCGCAGCCCAACAAGACCTCCTTCCCTCAGCTTCATATGGGCCGCAAGAACAAGGACTGA
- the LOC135113606 gene encoding NF-kappa-B inhibitor-interacting Ras-like protein 2 isoform X4, producing the protein MFRKPREEKQVKEAWRSREHCVDCGVLGSWRGMLDGGLVGAVVGQRNVMGRTSRVVVAGARQCGKTSILEKAIYANSTAEKYIPTVEDTYVGIVETERGTREKLRFYDTAGLDAQHRNLPQHYHALADGYVLVYSVTDSLSFQLLTDMKKDIDRHKEKKDVPIIILGNKSDLAGSSGGVDEATAERWAAGERLRVWQVNTVDRNLLLEPFMNLASRLNPQPNKTSFPQLHMGRKNKD; encoded by the exons ATGTTTAGGAAACCTCGGGAGGAAAAACAGGTGAAAGAGGCGTGGAGGAGCCGGGAACACTGCGTGGACTGTGGGGTGCTGGGGAGCTGGCGGGGGATGCTTGATGGTGGACTCGTGGGTGCTGTGGTGGGTCAG AGAAATGTGATGGGGCGCACCAgtcgtgtggtggtggcgggggccCGACAGTGTGGCAAGACCTCCATACTTGAGAAGGCCATCTATGCAAACTCAACAGCTGAAAAG TACATCCCCACGGTGGAGGACACCTATGTGGGCATTGTGGAGACGGAGCGAGGGACACGGGAGAAGCTGCGGTTCTATGACACAGCAGGTCTGGATGCCCAGCACCGCAACCTGCCGCAGCACTACCACGCCCTGGCTGATGGCTACGTGCTGGTGTACAGTGTTACAGACAGCCTCTCCTTCCAGCTCCTCACTGACATGAAGAAGGACATAGACCGCcacaaggagaagaaagat GTCCCCATCATCATCCTGGGCAACAAGAGTGACCTGGCAGGCAGCAGCGGCGGGGTGGATGAAGCAACAGCTGAGCGGTGGGCAGCGGGGGAGCGGCTGAGGGTGTGGCAGGTAAACACAGTGGACCGCAACCTGCTGCTGGAGCCGTTCATGAACCTTGCCTCCCGTCTCAACCCGCAGCCCAACAAGACCTCCTTCCCTCAGCTTCATATGGGCCGCAAGAACAAGGACTGA
- the LOC135113606 gene encoding NF-kappa-B inhibitor-interacting Ras-like protein 2 isoform X11 has protein sequence MGRTSRVVVAGARQCGKTSILEKAIYANSTAEKYIPTVEDTYVGIVETERGTREKLRFYDTAGLDAQHRNLPQHYHALADGYVLVYSVTDSLSFQLLTDMKKDIDRHKEKKDVPIIILGNKSDLAGSSGGVDEATAERWAAGERLRVWQVNTVDRNLLLEPFMNLASRLNPQPNKTSFPQLHMGRKNKD, from the exons ATGGGGCGCACCAgtcgtgtggtggtggcgggggccCGACAGTGTGGCAAGACCTCCATACTTGAGAAGGCCATCTATGCAAACTCAACAGCTGAAAAG TACATCCCCACGGTGGAGGACACCTATGTGGGCATTGTGGAGACGGAGCGAGGGACACGGGAGAAGCTGCGGTTCTATGACACAGCAGGTCTGGATGCCCAGCACCGCAACCTGCCGCAGCACTACCACGCCCTGGCTGATGGCTACGTGCTGGTGTACAGTGTTACAGACAGCCTCTCCTTCCAGCTCCTCACTGACATGAAGAAGGACATAGACCGCcacaaggagaagaaagat GTCCCCATCATCATCCTGGGCAACAAGAGTGACCTGGCAGGCAGCAGCGGCGGGGTGGATGAAGCAACAGCTGAGCGGTGGGCAGCGGGGGAGCGGCTGAGGGTGTGGCAGGTAAACACAGTGGACCGCAACCTGCTGCTGGAGCCGTTCATGAACCTTGCCTCCCGTCTCAACCCGCAGCCCAACAAGACCTCCTTCCCTCAGCTTCATATGGGCCGCAAGAACAAGGACTGA
- the LOC135113606 gene encoding NF-kappa-B inhibitor-interacting Ras-like protein 2 isoform X3 encodes MFRKPREEKQVKEAWRSREHCVDCGVLGSWRGMLDGGLVGAVVGQRNVMGRTSRVVVAGARQCGKTSILEKAIYANSTAEKQYIPTVEDTYVGIVETERGTREKLRFYDTAGLDAQHRNLPQHYHALADGYVLVYSVTDSLSFQLLTDMKKDIDRHKEKKDVPIIILGNKSDLAGSSGGVDEATAERWAAGERLRVWQVNTVDRNLLLEPFMNLASRLNPQPNKTSFPQLHMGRKNKD; translated from the exons ATGTTTAGGAAACCTCGGGAGGAAAAACAGGTGAAAGAGGCGTGGAGGAGCCGGGAACACTGCGTGGACTGTGGGGTGCTGGGGAGCTGGCGGGGGATGCTTGATGGTGGACTCGTGGGTGCTGTGGTGGGTCAG AGAAATGTGATGGGGCGCACCAgtcgtgtggtggtggcgggggccCGACAGTGTGGCAAGACCTCCATACTTGAGAAGGCCATCTATGCAAACTCAACAGCTGAAAAG CAGTACATCCCCACGGTGGAGGACACCTATGTGGGCATTGTGGAGACGGAGCGAGGGACACGGGAGAAGCTGCGGTTCTATGACACAGCAGGTCTGGATGCCCAGCACCGCAACCTGCCGCAGCACTACCACGCCCTGGCTGATGGCTACGTGCTGGTGTACAGTGTTACAGACAGCCTCTCCTTCCAGCTCCTCACTGACATGAAGAAGGACATAGACCGCcacaaggagaagaaagat GTCCCCATCATCATCCTGGGCAACAAGAGTGACCTGGCAGGCAGCAGCGGCGGGGTGGATGAAGCAACAGCTGAGCGGTGGGCAGCGGGGGAGCGGCTGAGGGTGTGGCAGGTAAACACAGTGGACCGCAACCTGCTGCTGGAGCCGTTCATGAACCTTGCCTCCCGTCTCAACCCGCAGCCCAACAAGACCTCCTTCCCTCAGCTTCATATGGGCCGCAAGAACAAGGACTGA
- the LOC135113606 gene encoding NF-kappa-B inhibitor-interacting Ras-like protein 2 isoform X7: protein MFRKPREEKQRNVMGRTSRVVVAGARQCGKTSILEKAIYANSTAEKQYIPTVEDTYVGIVETERGTREKLRFYDTAGLDAQHRNLPQHYHALADGYVLVYSVTDSLSFQLLTDMKKDIDRHKEKKDVPIIILGNKSDLAGSSGGVDEATAERWAAGERLRVWQVNTVDRNLLLEPFMNLASRLNPQPNKTSFPQLHMGRKNKD from the exons ATGTTTAGGAAACCTCGGGAGGAAAAACAG AGAAATGTGATGGGGCGCACCAgtcgtgtggtggtggcgggggccCGACAGTGTGGCAAGACCTCCATACTTGAGAAGGCCATCTATGCAAACTCAACAGCTGAAAAG CAGTACATCCCCACGGTGGAGGACACCTATGTGGGCATTGTGGAGACGGAGCGAGGGACACGGGAGAAGCTGCGGTTCTATGACACAGCAGGTCTGGATGCCCAGCACCGCAACCTGCCGCAGCACTACCACGCCCTGGCTGATGGCTACGTGCTGGTGTACAGTGTTACAGACAGCCTCTCCTTCCAGCTCCTCACTGACATGAAGAAGGACATAGACCGCcacaaggagaagaaagat GTCCCCATCATCATCCTGGGCAACAAGAGTGACCTGGCAGGCAGCAGCGGCGGGGTGGATGAAGCAACAGCTGAGCGGTGGGCAGCGGGGGAGCGGCTGAGGGTGTGGCAGGTAAACACAGTGGACCGCAACCTGCTGCTGGAGCCGTTCATGAACCTTGCCTCCCGTCTCAACCCGCAGCCCAACAAGACCTCCTTCCCTCAGCTTCATATGGGCCGCAAGAACAAGGACTGA
- the LOC135113606 gene encoding NF-kappa-B inhibitor-interacting Ras-like protein 2 isoform X12, translating into MRNVMGRTSRVVVAGARQCGKTSILEKAIYANSTAEKYIPTVEDTYVGIVETERGTREKLRFYDTAGLDAQHRNLPQHYHALADGYVLVYSVTDSLSFQLLTDMKKDIDRHKEKKDVPIIILGNKSDLAGSSGGVDEATAERWAAGERLRVWQVNTVDRNLLLEPFMNLASRLNPQPNKTSFPQLHMGRKNKD; encoded by the exons ATG AGAAATGTGATGGGGCGCACCAgtcgtgtggtggtggcgggggccCGACAGTGTGGCAAGACCTCCATACTTGAGAAGGCCATCTATGCAAACTCAACAGCTGAAAAG TACATCCCCACGGTGGAGGACACCTATGTGGGCATTGTGGAGACGGAGCGAGGGACACGGGAGAAGCTGCGGTTCTATGACACAGCAGGTCTGGATGCCCAGCACCGCAACCTGCCGCAGCACTACCACGCCCTGGCTGATGGCTACGTGCTGGTGTACAGTGTTACAGACAGCCTCTCCTTCCAGCTCCTCACTGACATGAAGAAGGACATAGACCGCcacaaggagaagaaagat GTCCCCATCATCATCCTGGGCAACAAGAGTGACCTGGCAGGCAGCAGCGGCGGGGTGGATGAAGCAACAGCTGAGCGGTGGGCAGCGGGGGAGCGGCTGAGGGTGTGGCAGGTAAACACAGTGGACCGCAACCTGCTGCTGGAGCCGTTCATGAACCTTGCCTCCCGTCTCAACCCGCAGCCCAACAAGACCTCCTTCCCTCAGCTTCATATGGGCCGCAAGAACAAGGACTGA
- the LOC135113606 gene encoding NF-kappa-B inhibitor-interacting Ras-like protein 2 isoform X10: MGRTSRVVVAGARQCGKTSILEKAIYANSTAEKQYIPTVEDTYVGIVETERGTREKLRFYDTAGLDAQHRNLPQHYHALADGYVLVYSVTDSLSFQLLTDMKKDIDRHKEKKDVPIIILGNKSDLAGSSGGVDEATAERWAAGERLRVWQVNTVDRNLLLEPFMNLASRLNPQPNKTSFPQLHMGRKNKD; encoded by the exons ATGGGGCGCACCAgtcgtgtggtggtggcgggggccCGACAGTGTGGCAAGACCTCCATACTTGAGAAGGCCATCTATGCAAACTCAACAGCTGAAAAG CAGTACATCCCCACGGTGGAGGACACCTATGTGGGCATTGTGGAGACGGAGCGAGGGACACGGGAGAAGCTGCGGTTCTATGACACAGCAGGTCTGGATGCCCAGCACCGCAACCTGCCGCAGCACTACCACGCCCTGGCTGATGGCTACGTGCTGGTGTACAGTGTTACAGACAGCCTCTCCTTCCAGCTCCTCACTGACATGAAGAAGGACATAGACCGCcacaaggagaagaaagat GTCCCCATCATCATCCTGGGCAACAAGAGTGACCTGGCAGGCAGCAGCGGCGGGGTGGATGAAGCAACAGCTGAGCGGTGGGCAGCGGGGGAGCGGCTGAGGGTGTGGCAGGTAAACACAGTGGACCGCAACCTGCTGCTGGAGCCGTTCATGAACCTTGCCTCCCGTCTCAACCCGCAGCCCAACAAGACCTCCTTCCCTCAGCTTCATATGGGCCGCAAGAACAAGGACTGA
- the LOC135113606 gene encoding NF-kappa-B inhibitor-interacting Ras-like protein 2 isoform X9, whose amino-acid sequence MRNVMGRTSRVVVAGARQCGKTSILEKAIYANSTAEKQYIPTVEDTYVGIVETERGTREKLRFYDTAGLDAQHRNLPQHYHALADGYVLVYSVTDSLSFQLLTDMKKDIDRHKEKKDVPIIILGNKSDLAGSSGGVDEATAERWAAGERLRVWQVNTVDRNLLLEPFMNLASRLNPQPNKTSFPQLHMGRKNKD is encoded by the exons ATG AGAAATGTGATGGGGCGCACCAgtcgtgtggtggtggcgggggccCGACAGTGTGGCAAGACCTCCATACTTGAGAAGGCCATCTATGCAAACTCAACAGCTGAAAAG CAGTACATCCCCACGGTGGAGGACACCTATGTGGGCATTGTGGAGACGGAGCGAGGGACACGGGAGAAGCTGCGGTTCTATGACACAGCAGGTCTGGATGCCCAGCACCGCAACCTGCCGCAGCACTACCACGCCCTGGCTGATGGCTACGTGCTGGTGTACAGTGTTACAGACAGCCTCTCCTTCCAGCTCCTCACTGACATGAAGAAGGACATAGACCGCcacaaggagaagaaagat GTCCCCATCATCATCCTGGGCAACAAGAGTGACCTGGCAGGCAGCAGCGGCGGGGTGGATGAAGCAACAGCTGAGCGGTGGGCAGCGGGGGAGCGGCTGAGGGTGTGGCAGGTAAACACAGTGGACCGCAACCTGCTGCTGGAGCCGTTCATGAACCTTGCCTCCCGTCTCAACCCGCAGCCCAACAAGACCTCCTTCCCTCAGCTTCATATGGGCCGCAAGAACAAGGACTGA
- the LOC135113606 gene encoding NF-kappa-B inhibitor-interacting Ras-like protein 2 isoform X8, whose translation MFRKPREEKQRNVMGRTSRVVVAGARQCGKTSILEKAIYANSTAEKYIPTVEDTYVGIVETERGTREKLRFYDTAGLDAQHRNLPQHYHALADGYVLVYSVTDSLSFQLLTDMKKDIDRHKEKKDVPIIILGNKSDLAGSSGGVDEATAERWAAGERLRVWQVNTVDRNLLLEPFMNLASRLNPQPNKTSFPQLHMGRKNKD comes from the exons ATGTTTAGGAAACCTCGGGAGGAAAAACAG AGAAATGTGATGGGGCGCACCAgtcgtgtggtggtggcgggggccCGACAGTGTGGCAAGACCTCCATACTTGAGAAGGCCATCTATGCAAACTCAACAGCTGAAAAG TACATCCCCACGGTGGAGGACACCTATGTGGGCATTGTGGAGACGGAGCGAGGGACACGGGAGAAGCTGCGGTTCTATGACACAGCAGGTCTGGATGCCCAGCACCGCAACCTGCCGCAGCACTACCACGCCCTGGCTGATGGCTACGTGCTGGTGTACAGTGTTACAGACAGCCTCTCCTTCCAGCTCCTCACTGACATGAAGAAGGACATAGACCGCcacaaggagaagaaagat GTCCCCATCATCATCCTGGGCAACAAGAGTGACCTGGCAGGCAGCAGCGGCGGGGTGGATGAAGCAACAGCTGAGCGGTGGGCAGCGGGGGAGCGGCTGAGGGTGTGGCAGGTAAACACAGTGGACCGCAACCTGCTGCTGGAGCCGTTCATGAACCTTGCCTCCCGTCTCAACCCGCAGCCCAACAAGACCTCCTTCCCTCAGCTTCATATGGGCCGCAAGAACAAGGACTGA
- the LOC135113606 gene encoding NF-kappa-B inhibitor-interacting Ras-like protein 2 isoform X2, whose product MCSRERATCWGMFRKPREEKQVKEAWRSREHCVDCGVLGSWRGMLDGGLVGAVVGQRNVMGRTSRVVVAGARQCGKTSILEKAIYANSTAEKYIPTVEDTYVGIVETERGTREKLRFYDTAGLDAQHRNLPQHYHALADGYVLVYSVTDSLSFQLLTDMKKDIDRHKEKKDVPIIILGNKSDLAGSSGGVDEATAERWAAGERLRVWQVNTVDRNLLLEPFMNLASRLNPQPNKTSFPQLHMGRKNKD is encoded by the exons ATG TGTAGCCGAGAGAGGGCCACTTGCTGGGGGATGTTTAGGAAACCTCGGGAGGAAAAACAGGTGAAAGAGGCGTGGAGGAGCCGGGAACACTGCGTGGACTGTGGGGTGCTGGGGAGCTGGCGGGGGATGCTTGATGGTGGACTCGTGGGTGCTGTGGTGGGTCAG AGAAATGTGATGGGGCGCACCAgtcgtgtggtggtggcgggggccCGACAGTGTGGCAAGACCTCCATACTTGAGAAGGCCATCTATGCAAACTCAACAGCTGAAAAG TACATCCCCACGGTGGAGGACACCTATGTGGGCATTGTGGAGACGGAGCGAGGGACACGGGAGAAGCTGCGGTTCTATGACACAGCAGGTCTGGATGCCCAGCACCGCAACCTGCCGCAGCACTACCACGCCCTGGCTGATGGCTACGTGCTGGTGTACAGTGTTACAGACAGCCTCTCCTTCCAGCTCCTCACTGACATGAAGAAGGACATAGACCGCcacaaggagaagaaagat GTCCCCATCATCATCCTGGGCAACAAGAGTGACCTGGCAGGCAGCAGCGGCGGGGTGGATGAAGCAACAGCTGAGCGGTGGGCAGCGGGGGAGCGGCTGAGGGTGTGGCAGGTAAACACAGTGGACCGCAACCTGCTGCTGGAGCCGTTCATGAACCTTGCCTCCCGTCTCAACCCGCAGCCCAACAAGACCTCCTTCCCTCAGCTTCATATGGGCCGCAAGAACAAGGACTGA